One Sulfurovum zhangzhouensis genomic window, ATTGAACCTTCAGCAGCTACTTTACTTGCTTTCTTTGCAGCAGCACCGATACCTTGGTCTCTTAGCCACTCAACCGCTTTGTCCATATCTCCATCAGCCTCAGTAAGAGCTTTTTTACAGTCCATCATACCTGCATCAGTCATCTCTCTGAGTTTTTTGATATCTTTTGGTCCAAAGTTTGCCATATTCTTACGCCTCCGCTAGTTCTTTTGCTTCTGCTACAGCTTCTGGTTTAACTTTCGCTGCTTTTGCTTCCTCTTCACTCATTGCTGCAACTTGTGCATATGTTGTGATTCCTGCTTCATAAAGGTTGTCTTGTCCTACTTTACCGATACCAGAAAGTTTTGTAAGATCATCACCTTCTACTTCTGCATCTGCTTCAGAAAGGATCTCTTCAACCTCAGCTGATGTTGGAGCTTCTGATACTTCTTCACCGTGAGTTTCAGCGTATGCTGCTTTACCTTCGATAATTGCGTTTGCAATCTCTTGACAGAAAAGGTTTACTGAACGGATCGCATCATCGTTACCTGGGATAAGGTAATCTACCATATCAGGATCACAGTTTGTATCAACCGGTGCAACAACTTTCATACCAAGTCTTCTTGCTTCTTGTACTGCAATGTGCTCTTTTACTGTATCGATTACGAACATGATATCTGGAAGCTTTTTCATGTGTCTGAAACCTTCAAGGTAAGAGTTAAGCTTCTCTTTCTTTCTTCTGAGCATCAATGCTTCTTTTTTAGTAAGAAGGTTGATCTGACCGCTCTCTTCCATTTGCTCGATCACTTCAAGTTTTCTGATAGACTTTTTCATTGTTGGGTAGTTTGTAAGCATACCACCTAGCCATCTTTCAGCTACATATGGCATACCTGCTCTCTCTGCATGCTCTTTGATCGCTTGTTTTGCTTGTTTTTTTGTACCAACGAAAAGAACTGTTTGTCCTTCTGCCGCTGCATCTCTAACTATATTATATGTATATTTGAAGTATCTAAGTGTTTTTTGTAGATCGATGATATAGATATTTTTTCTTGCTCCGAAAATGAATTTTTTCATTTTTGGGTTCCATCTTCTTGTTTGGTGACCGAAGTGTACACCACATTCAAGTAGGTCTTTCATTGTTACCATAATTTTGCTCCTTGGTATAACATTATTAAAATACTAAAGGCTTATGCCTCGCCATAGGTTTGATCCTCTGTAGTCCTTAACGCTCCAATTAGCGCAACCTTTCAAGGAATAACTACATGAGTATTTTTTACTTCCATCATGGAAATAAGAGTCGCGATTTTACTATAAATATAATTAAATCTAAATAAAATGATAGAAGTGAGAAATGAAGAATCGAAGCAGGTGTTGAGTTAAAGGGCATCACTCTTCGTAATACTTTTGACGCCCACTAACAATACGATAACGCTTCCATGAAGAAATAATAAAAAAATAGATAGATGCCAATACAATTAAAACATTCGCTATTGTACTCTCAAAAACCTCGAAAACTATCCAACATAGAATGCATAGGAGTGTCAACTCCATCAATAAGTAGAGTAAAGGTTTGAGAGATGACTTGTGTCTTCTGTCTCCATGCTTATGATACTGTTTTATCATTCTGGTTCCTCCTTTTTTTATTATTGATTATTATACACTAATTTAATTTTGTAACTCTTCAAGCTTCTCTTTTACAGCCTGTGCATGCCCTTTGACTCTTACCTTATCCCACATTGCTGCGATGTTGCCTTCAGGATCGATGATAAAAGTACTTCTGACCACACCCATATACTCTTTGCCGTAGTTCTTCTTAAGCTGCCATACTCCAAACTTGTTACATAAGTCTTTATCTTCATCGGCTAACAGTGTAATACCCAACTCTTTTTTCTCTATAAAATTTCTATGTTTTTGAGGAGAGTCCGGACTAACACCAAGGATAATAGCATCAAGCTCGTCAAACTGAGGCAATGCCTCTGTAAAATCACATGCTTCAGTCGTACATCCCGGTGTATTATCTTTTGGATAAAAGTACAGTACGATCCATCTTCCTTTGATATCTCTTAGACAGATCTCCTCTTCATCCTGGTTTGGAAGACAAAATTCCGGTGCTTTTGTACCTACTTCTAACATCTATTTTCCTTTATTTTGTAATTATTTTGGTAGTATAACAAAATGAATGAAGAAACTAAAGAGATACTACTCTCCCAGATAGAAAAACTGATCGCTTACGGAAGTCAGGAGACCACTATCAATCCTGATCTTTTAGCATACCTGAGTATGGATGATCTGATTTCCATGCGTAATAACCTGCTTGAGAAAGTAGGTAAACTCAGTGATGAAGATAAAAAGTGGTTGGAACAGTTTAAAAAATATGAGTAACCAAGAGACATTTGAATACTCAAAGTAAATAATAAGCACTGCACAGATAACAGTAATAAGGTAAAAACCTATTACTTACTGTTTACCTCTGTTCTCTTGAAGTTGATCGATCTATCAAATTCTATATTGTACTGTTTCAATATCTCTTTCTGTTTGGCTTGCGCTTCTGTTCTGTCAATGACGACTTTGATACCGTCTTCATCTTCAAAAACGAGGTACTTTGACTTACTGTTCTTTACCTTATGATAAAAATCTTCGAAATCAACATAAGTCTCACCGTTTACTTTCTCTATAGGCCACATCCTAAAATCTGTGTTACCACGGCTAATATCTGAGGCTAATACTTTTAAAAGTACTGCGATCTCTCTTTTCTCTTTTGTAGGCCACTCTCTGGCATATTGACTCAACTGTAGCTGATTTATCTTGGTTGAAAGTATAAGGTTGCGTGAAAGAGGAGAGAAGATATAGCCTCCCTCTATAAAGTAGCTAGGCATTTGATCATACTGAGTAGTTTTAACAAGTAATACATCATCGGCAATTTTTGTAAGATTCGCTTCGACTTCCATAGACTTGCCTTCTCTAATCAGGCTCAGCTTTACACTCTCTCCCATCTGATGCATATCAACATAATAACCATAGTCTGTATATTCATGATGGCGAAATTCCACTGTACCGTCATTTTCTATCTTATGACCATCAATATGCGTAATGATGTCACCCTCTTTGACCAATCCCTTTACCGGAGAATTATAAACAATATCTGCAACCAGCTTTCCGGTAGTTTGTTCATTAAGCCCATAATAGGCTTTAAGGGCAGGATTTTCAAGATTTTGGGTCATAATACCAAGCTCAGGAAACCCGTCATATCTACCGTCTTGCATATCATCAATAAAATGCTTGACCATACTTACAGGTACAAGATAGCCGATATTTTGCGAGTTGCTGATCACCTGCATCACTACCCCGATCACTTTTCCTTCAGAGAGTGCAGGACCGCCTGAATTCCCCGGATTTACTGCTGCATCTACCTGTATCGCTAAGAAACTCTCTCCACTATGTGCATAAAGATGATGTTCGATACGTGAGACTACACCGATAGTAGCAGAAAGAGTGTTCCCTCCCATTGGATACCCATATACGACAATCTCTTGTTCTACAGACGGCAGTTCACCAAATTCCAACGGTGTGACATCACCAAAAAAACTCTTATCTTCTACTTTTAGCAGTGCCAGATCTGCTTGATGGGATACAGCATGTACAGTAGCAATAAAACGTTTACGCTCTCCATACCTCTGTACTTCCAAAAATGTCTCGTTGGCAACAACATGTGCATTGGTAAGAATATATCTTTGTCCATTTTTATCTCCAATAATAGCTCCCGAACCTGTACTTTGCATCATTGAAGAGCTCCATGGCTGCTGGTAGTTCAGTGCCTTGGAGACAGTATATATTTTTACAATTGCTTCTTTTGTCTGTTCATCTTTTATTTGTGCATACAATGATACAACCGATAATACGATAACCCATAAAACTCTCATTGTTTTCCTTCAAATTTCTCTGCATCTATGGCAGCAATATTTCTATCTATTGCTTCCTGTGCCATCAATCCTGCAGCACAAGAGCTAAGTAGATTTTTTTCTTCATCGTATAACCTGGCACTACAGACACCGCAACTGGGACTTCTGTCTTTACCGATAAAAAGATCAATCTGACCATGTTGATCAAAAAAATTTTTTGCATAGGTGCGTATCGGATTGGAGCGTAACTTGCCGCTCTCATTACATACTGCTTCTATGAGGTCCGGAGTTTGTACCAGATCCATGGTAGGACGGGGAGAACCGAATACTGCATCTTCGGGACAAAAAGGGATCAGCTCATCCTCTTGCAGCATTTGAAGCAGGGATGGAGCATAATTATCATCTCCATCATAACGACATCTTTGTCCTAATAAACATGCCGATATCGCTACTTTTCTCATAGATTTCTAGTTCACAAAAAGCAGGTAGTAAACCCAGATCCCTGTTACCGAAGTCAATACAATTCCTGTAAAGGTTCTCATCCCTGCTTTCTTATGCGATATGCTATACATTCCAGGCAGAACATTCATACGGCGGTCTCTTTTTGCCCTTAAAAGTGTATTTATCCATATCCCCAAGGTTACTACAGCGATAGCGATATGAAAGATGAGTACCCAAAATGCGTAACCTTTAGGTGTCGAGCTCCCTTCCATAAACGCATCAAATCCACCTACATTACGGACACCATACTCAAAATAAACTACCACAATTACCGAAACAATGAAGAGTATCTTCTGTACCGTCGCATGAAGATTATAAAGCTTACGCTTAGCCAATGAGATAGCCCCTAATATCAAGAAAGGCAAAAGTGCTACGATGATTGTGACAATATCCATAAAGAGCGGTGCTCTGGTACCTAAAAATCCTGCTTCAAACATTTATTTATATCCTTTTTCTTTTTTTCTTAGCAAATCACTACTGATTTGACTTCTGTGAATTCTTCAAGTGCCCACTTAGGACCTTCTCTTCCAACACCGGAGAATTTGCTACCGCCGTAAGGCTGTACATCAAAACGTAATGTAGGGATATCGTTGATCACCACACCCCCACACTGCGCATCATCAATAAACTTTTGTGTACGTTTCAGATCATTGGTGAAGATACTGAATTGCAATCCATATGGGGAGTCATTCATTTTTTCAATCGCAACATCATAATTAGGGACACTCACCAAACTTACGATCGGGGCAAAGACCTCTTCACACACAATCTTCATTTCATCAGTCACATCGGCCATGACTGTAGGAGGGAAGATCCCCTCTATTTCATCTCCGCCAGCTACGACTCTAGCCCCTTCATTCTTGGCACTTGCTACCCAACTTTTTGCTCTATGTACAGACTCTTCGTTGATCATTGGACCAATAAAGGTGTCTTCTTCATACGGCGAGCCTACTTTAAGCTTCTTAGTCTCAATTGCCATCGCATCAGAGAATGCTTCGTAGACTTCTTCATTTACATAGATACGCTGCAAGGAGATAC contains:
- a CDS encoding DUF420 domain-containing protein gives rise to the protein MFEAGFLGTRAPLFMDIVTIIVALLPFLILGAISLAKRKLYNLHATVQKILFIVSVIVVVYFEYGVRNVGGFDAFMEGSSTPKGYAFWVLIFHIAIAVVTLGIWINTLLRAKRDRRMNVLPGMYSISHKKAGMRTFTGIVLTSVTGIWVYYLLFVN
- the bcp gene encoding thioredoxin-dependent thiol peroxidase, producing MLEVGTKAPEFCLPNQDEEEICLRDIKGRWIVLYFYPKDNTPGCTTEACDFTEALPQFDELDAIILGVSPDSPQKHRNFIEKKELGITLLADEDKDLCNKFGVWQLKKNYGKEYMGVVRSTFIIDPEGNIAAMWDKVRVKGHAQAVKEKLEELQN
- a CDS encoding DUF523 domain-containing protein; this encodes MRKVAISACLLGQRCRYDGDDNYAPSLLQMLQEDELIPFCPEDAVFGSPRPTMDLVQTPDLIEAVCNESGKLRSNPIRTYAKNFFDQHGQIDLFIGKDRSPSCGVCSARLYDEEKNLLSSCAAGLMAQEAIDRNIAAIDAEKFEGKQ
- a CDS encoding S1C family serine protease; protein product: MRVLWVIVLSVVSLYAQIKDEQTKEAIVKIYTVSKALNYQQPWSSSMMQSTGSGAIIGDKNGQRYILTNAHVVANETFLEVQRYGERKRFIATVHAVSHQADLALLKVEDKSFFGDVTPLEFGELPSVEQEIVVYGYPMGGNTLSATIGVVSRIEHHLYAHSGESFLAIQVDAAVNPGNSGGPALSEGKVIGVVMQVISNSQNIGYLVPVSMVKHFIDDMQDGRYDGFPELGIMTQNLENPALKAYYGLNEQTTGKLVADIVYNSPVKGLVKEGDIITHIDGHKIENDGTVEFRHHEYTDYGYYVDMHQMGESVKLSLIREGKSMEVEANLTKIADDVLLVKTTQYDQMPSYFIEGGYIFSPLSRNLILSTKINQLQLSQYAREWPTKEKREIAVLLKVLASDISRGNTDFRMWPIEKVNGETYVDFEDFYHKVKNSKSKYLVFEDEDGIKVVIDRTEAQAKQKEILKQYNIEFDRSINFKRTEVNSK
- the rpsB gene encoding 30S ribosomal protein S2, which codes for MVTMKDLLECGVHFGHQTRRWNPKMKKFIFGARKNIYIIDLQKTLRYFKYTYNIVRDAAAEGQTVLFVGTKKQAKQAIKEHAERAGMPYVAERWLGGMLTNYPTMKKSIRKLEVIEQMEESGQINLLTKKEALMLRRKKEKLNSYLEGFRHMKKLPDIMFVIDTVKEHIAVQEARRLGMKVVAPVDTNCDPDMVDYLIPGNDDAIRSVNLFCQEIANAIIEGKAAYAETHGEEVSEAPTSAEVEEILSEADAEVEGDDLTKLSGIGKVGQDNLYEAGITTYAQVAAMSEEEAKAAKVKPEAVAEAKELAEA